A region from the uncultured Draconibacterium sp. genome encodes:
- the cobC gene encoding alpha-ribazole phosphatase gives MKIIAIRHTSVAVEPGVCYGQTDVDVAKSFGEEQKSVAAELASLNFDKIWSSPLKRCLTLAQNLFPDDEVNVDPRLKELNFGDWEMCTWEKIYGQAEGKEWMENYQTMPTKNGESYPEMVDRVTAFVQEITESDAGNCVVVAHAGVIRILKSIIERIPISELFENFKPAYASITVFEFNKHD, from the coding sequence ATGAAAATAATTGCTATCAGACATACCAGTGTTGCCGTAGAACCAGGAGTTTGTTATGGGCAAACCGATGTGGATGTTGCCAAATCGTTTGGGGAAGAACAGAAAAGTGTGGCAGCCGAACTTGCATCGTTAAATTTCGATAAAATATGGTCGAGCCCATTAAAACGCTGCCTTACTTTGGCTCAAAACCTTTTCCCTGATGATGAGGTAAATGTTGATCCGCGATTAAAAGAATTAAACTTTGGCGATTGGGAAATGTGCACCTGGGAAAAGATTTATGGTCAGGCAGAAGGGAAGGAGTGGATGGAGAACTACCAGACCATGCCAACAAAAAATGGCGAATCATATCCTGAAATGGTGGATCGTGTAACGGCTTTTGTTCAGGAAATTACAGAATCAGATGCAGGGAACTGTGTTGTTGTTGCTCATGCCGGAGTAATTCGCATATTAAAAAGCATCATTGAAAGAATACCCATTTCGGAACTTTTTGAAAACTTTAAACCCGCTTATGCCAGTATAACCGTATTCGAATTTAATAAGCATGACTAA
- a CDS encoding adenosylcobinamide-GDP ribazoletransferase, which yields MINEFKIFLTALSFYTRIPVGHINGWTEQMLNKSTRYFPVVGWMVGGLAALVFLLFNLVLPASLAIGLSMAATVFFTGAFHEDGFADFCDGFGGGYTPERILEIMKDSRIGTYGSVGLLFMLGTKFLALLHIENSSIPLVLLAGHAISRIFPVLLIYSSAYARLDASSKTKPVGKADSVGSLLFAILTGAAALLFFSLVESLVVVALLLIVSSVFRRYINRKLGGYTGDILGALQQLCEVIFYLCILACQNAI from the coding sequence GTGATAAATGAATTTAAAATATTTCTTACAGCATTAAGCTTTTATACCCGAATTCCGGTTGGTCACATTAATGGCTGGACGGAACAAATGCTGAATAAATCAACACGCTATTTTCCTGTCGTTGGCTGGATGGTTGGAGGACTAGCCGCACTGGTTTTTCTATTGTTTAACCTTGTTTTGCCCGCCTCGCTTGCCATTGGATTGAGCATGGCGGCAACGGTTTTTTTTACCGGTGCATTTCACGAAGATGGTTTTGCTGATTTTTGCGATGGTTTTGGCGGAGGTTACACGCCTGAGCGTATCCTGGAAATTATGAAGGATAGCCGTATTGGCACCTACGGAAGTGTTGGACTTTTGTTTATGCTTGGTACCAAGTTTTTGGCGCTTTTGCATATCGAAAACAGCAGCATACCTTTAGTGTTGTTAGCCGGCCACGCCATTAGCCGCATTTTTCCGGTGTTATTAATTTATTCGTCGGCCTATGCCCGGCTCGATGCAAGCAGTAAAACCAAACCGGTAGGTAAAGCCGATTCGGTAGGGTCCTTACTTTTTGCCATACTTACCGGCGCTGCCGCACTTTTGTTTTTTAGCCTTGTTGAATCGCTTGTGGTAGTTGCCTTGCTGTTGATTGTTAGCTCGGTTTTCAGGAGATATATAAACCGAAAACTGGGTGGTTATACCGGCGATATTTTAGGCGCTTTACAGCAACTGTGCGAGGTAATATTTTATTTGTGTATTCTCGCTTGTCAAAACGCTATATGA
- the cobT gene encoding nicotinate-nucleotide--dimethylbenzimidazole phosphoribosyltransferase, translating to MTLKDQLQHKIDNKTKPLGSLGILEEIALQIGMVQNTLSPKIEKPAHLVFAADHGVADEGVSPYPKDVTWQMVMNFCGGGAAINVFCRQSEMDLKVIDVGVDFDFPAGLPVINKKVAHGSRNMRKEPAMTMEECEAAMEVGAAAVRSEAEKGCNTIGCGEMGIGNTSSSSLLMHRFTGISIEECTGRGSGLVEEQVDRKTRILKEIADKYDPHTPKEILATFGGLEIAAMVGAYLEAKKQNMLILVDGFISTAAIITAMQMDASIKGNCIFCHSSDEKGHKRMLEFLEVLPLLQLNMRLGEGTGAAVAMPLVRSAVNFINEMSSMEDAGVSNKE from the coding sequence ATGACATTAAAAGATCAACTACAACATAAAATCGATAACAAAACCAAGCCGCTCGGATCACTTGGAATACTTGAAGAAATTGCCCTGCAAATTGGGATGGTACAAAACACCTTATCGCCAAAAATTGAAAAGCCGGCACACCTGGTTTTTGCTGCCGACCATGGAGTGGCCGACGAAGGCGTTAGTCCCTACCCAAAAGATGTTACCTGGCAAATGGTAATGAATTTCTGCGGTGGCGGGGCAGCAATTAATGTGTTTTGCCGGCAGAGCGAAATGGATTTGAAAGTAATTGATGTTGGTGTTGATTTTGATTTCCCGGCCGGATTACCGGTGATAAACAAAAAGGTAGCCCACGGAAGCCGAAATATGCGCAAAGAGCCTGCCATGACGATGGAAGAATGTGAGGCAGCAATGGAAGTTGGTGCAGCAGCTGTGCGTTCCGAGGCAGAAAAAGGCTGCAATACTATTGGTTGTGGCGAAATGGGCATTGGCAATACTTCGTCATCATCGTTGCTAATGCATCGTTTTACGGGCATTTCAATCGAGGAATGTACCGGGCGTGGATCGGGTTTAGTTGAAGAACAGGTTGACCGAAAAACACGAATACTCAAAGAAATTGCAGACAAATACGATCCGCATACACCTAAAGAAATACTGGCAACCTTTGGCGGTTTGGAAATTGCCGCAATGGTTGGAGCCTATCTCGAAGCCAAAAAGCAAAATATGCTAATTTTGGTTGATGGTTTTATTTCAACGGCAGCTATAATTACGGCCATGCAAATGGACGCATCGATAAAGGGTAATTGCATTTTTTGCCACAGCTCCGATGAAAAAGGCCATAAACGAATGCTTGAATTTTTGGAAGTGCTCCCTCTGCTGCAATTAAACATGCGTTTGGGTGAAGGAACAGGAGCTGCCGTAGCTATGCCGCTGGTGCGTTCGGCTGTTAATTTCATAAACGAAATGAGTAGCATGGAAGATGCCGGTGTTTCGAATAAAGAATAG
- a CDS encoding bifunctional adenosylcobinamide kinase/adenosylcobinamide-phosphate guanylyltransferase yields MAQITFITGGQRSGKSSYAQKRVEENFGTPIYLATAHIWDEDFHNRVKRHQSDRGEQWTTIEEEIEISKHDLVGKTVLLDCVTLWLTNIFYHNENDVDSSLEIAKLEWDNFINQDMDLFVVSNELGMGIHPENEIARKFADLQGWMNQYIAQNANEVILMVSGVPVQVKSGK; encoded by the coding sequence ATGGCACAAATTACTTTCATAACAGGCGGACAACGATCGGGGAAAAGCAGTTATGCCCAGAAACGAGTAGAAGAAAATTTTGGAACTCCAATTTATCTGGCAACTGCACATATCTGGGACGAAGATTTTCATAACCGTGTGAAACGCCATCAGTCTGACCGGGGCGAACAGTGGACAACCATTGAAGAAGAAATTGAAATTAGTAAACACGACCTCGTCGGGAAAACAGTGCTGCTTGATTGTGTAACGCTGTGGCTCACCAATATTTTTTACCACAATGAAAATGATGTGGATTCAAGTTTGGAAATTGCCAAACTGGAATGGGATAATTTTATCAATCAGGACATGGATCTTTTTGTGGTGAGCAATGAACTGGGCATGGGCATACATCCCGAGAATGAAATTGCACGAAAATTTGCCGATCTGCAAGGCTGGATGAACCAGTACATTGCCCAAAACGCCAACGAGGTTATACTTATGGTTTCTGGAGTTCCTGTACAAGTAAAAAGTGGAAAGTAA
- a CDS encoding TonB-dependent receptor yields MRRFVVFGILLLAWAQNVSAQELFTVFDTVHVDEVVSYGKLRKYQSGAKIESIGASQFSLAQDGNLEQLLSRTLPVPFKTNAGGLATIRIRGSAPDHTSLNFGGININSLTLGHSNVSNVPVYLFDNVGVQFGSASSVNGSGSIGGAIHLGLQNNWTKGVKAEARIANGSFGEQLYGTKIFLGNGKFESVTRAYYYSKTNNFPFLNPQKDFETQQIGIRDTQQNAAIENRGLLQEFNYRFATNEYFIFNVWIENDWHQVQQNMAVNYFNPQLQEVYDDEHIRIWTGYKNRKKPFKYEINGGYVFDNAVSNKNTSDTISTQRIIGEAFVEHDFLPNASYKAGAKATRIYPTVYAYSETLEHETRVDLYASYYHRFFNKLTATLNLRQGFVTDFEVPFTPSLGVNYLALSKEKYVLKFSGNIARSYRVPTFNDRFWVPGGNPDLNPEKGMNYEIGSKWSYCTGNKSGNVKLNAFLMKVDDWILWKNGGSFWYAENVQKVESKGLELMTDWNYNMVKGWAVNWGLNLTYTVAERVESLNETNALNRQMEYVPKTSATAFFSASYKDLALVVDQSYSGEQFTDEENKNILDAYSLTNLAVSYNWKLNTQHRIKINAMVNNLFDEDYQASWGYAMPGISYRLGLTYHFK; encoded by the coding sequence ATGAGGAGGTTTGTTGTTTTTGGGATACTCTTATTGGCTTGGGCACAAAATGTTTCTGCACAAGAATTGTTTACAGTGTTTGACACGGTACATGTTGACGAAGTGGTTAGCTATGGTAAGCTTCGGAAGTACCAATCGGGGGCAAAAATAGAAAGCATAGGTGCCAGCCAGTTTTCGTTGGCGCAGGATGGTAACTTAGAGCAATTGCTTTCGCGAACGCTACCCGTACCTTTTAAAACCAATGCCGGAGGGCTGGCAACCATCCGCATCAGGGGGTCGGCACCCGACCATACCAGCTTAAATTTTGGTGGAATAAATATTAATTCGCTAACCCTTGGCCACTCAAACGTAAGCAACGTGCCGGTTTATTTGTTTGATAATGTGGGAGTGCAGTTTGGCAGTGCCAGCTCGGTAAACGGATCGGGAAGTATTGGTGGTGCCATTCATTTAGGCTTGCAAAACAACTGGACAAAAGGTGTAAAAGCCGAAGCGAGAATTGCAAATGGTTCGTTTGGCGAACAATTGTATGGAACAAAAATATTTCTCGGTAACGGAAAATTCGAATCGGTAACGCGTGCTTATTATTATTCCAAAACAAACAATTTTCCGTTTCTTAATCCTCAGAAAGACTTTGAAACACAGCAGATAGGCATTCGAGACACGCAGCAGAATGCGGCCATTGAAAATAGGGGGCTGTTGCAGGAATTTAATTATCGTTTTGCCACTAATGAATACTTCATCTTTAATGTCTGGATTGAAAACGACTGGCACCAGGTGCAGCAAAACATGGCGGTAAATTATTTTAATCCGCAACTGCAGGAAGTTTATGACGATGAGCATATTCGTATTTGGACCGGTTATAAAAACCGTAAAAAACCGTTTAAGTACGAAATCAACGGTGGCTATGTTTTCGATAATGCTGTAAGTAATAAAAACACATCCGACACCATTTCAACCCAACGCATAATTGGCGAAGCTTTTGTTGAGCACGATTTTTTGCCCAATGCAAGTTACAAGGCCGGGGCAAAAGCTACCCGTATTTATCCAACTGTGTACGCTTATTCAGAAACACTGGAGCACGAAACCCGGGTAGACCTTTACGCCTCGTATTACCATCGGTTTTTTAACAAACTTACCGCAACCCTTAATCTGCGCCAGGGATTTGTAACTGATTTTGAAGTTCCGTTTACCCCCTCGCTTGGAGTAAACTATCTGGCTCTTTCAAAAGAAAAATATGTGCTAAAATTTAGTGGAAACATAGCGCGTAGCTACCGTGTGCCAACCTTTAACGACCGGTTTTGGGTGCCCGGCGGAAACCCCGATCTGAATCCTGAGAAAGGCATGAACTACGAAATTGGTTCAAAGTGGAGCTACTGCACCGGTAATAAGTCGGGTAATGTTAAACTGAATGCTTTTCTGATGAAGGTGGACGACTGGATTTTATGGAAAAATGGCGGATCGTTTTGGTATGCCGAGAATGTGCAGAAAGTAGAAAGCAAAGGACTTGAGCTAATGACCGACTGGAATTATAATATGGTAAAAGGGTGGGCAGTAAACTGGGGATTGAATTTGACGTACACCGTTGCCGAAAGGGTAGAATCGCTGAATGAAACCAATGCCCTTAACCGACAAATGGAATATGTACCGAAAACCAGCGCAACGGCTTTTTTTAGCGCCTCTTATAAGGACTTAGCATTGGTAGTTGATCAAAGCTATTCAGGCGAACAGTTTACCGATGAAGAAAACAAAAATATTCTGGATGCCTATTCGCTAACCAACCTCGCAGTTAGCTACAACTGGAAATTAAATACGCAACACCGAATTAAAATAAACGCCATGGTTAATAACCTGTTCGACGAAGATTACCAGGCAAGCTGGGGCTATGCCATGCCGGGTATTTCGTACCGACTTGGTTTAACCTATCATTTTAAATAA
- a CDS encoding ABC transporter ATP-binding protein, with protein sequence MEHFFQLNNFSCGYPGKFVVSDVSFSINKGDFVGIIGPNGSGKTTLFRGVAGELDPLHGNMVLQNSDMQNMNLKQRAQHIAIVTQNIEIGSMTVEEYVLMGRIPYHKQFQFFETKDDFAIAEKYMKLTGVDKLKGKYMNALSGGEQQLAGIARALTQEPQLLLLDEPTSHLDITHQVQILNLIRRLSRELGLSVLMIIHDLNLAGEYCDSLIMMQNGRIRKKGAPTEVLNYKDIEAVYETVVVTRTNPISNKPVVFLVSEEVIEKK encoded by the coding sequence ATGGAACACTTTTTTCAACTTAATAATTTTTCGTGCGGTTATCCAGGTAAGTTCGTGGTCAGTGATGTTAGTTTTTCGATTAACAAGGGCGATTTTGTTGGTATTATCGGTCCAAACGGATCAGGTAAAACAACACTGTTTCGTGGGGTTGCCGGCGAACTCGACCCCTTACATGGCAATATGGTTTTGCAAAATTCTGATATGCAAAACATGAATTTGAAACAACGTGCACAACACATTGCAATTGTTACCCAAAATATTGAAATCGGAAGTATGACCGTTGAAGAATATGTGTTAATGGGGCGTATTCCTTATCACAAACAGTTCCAGTTTTTCGAAACCAAAGATGATTTTGCTATCGCCGAGAAATACATGAAACTTACTGGCGTAGACAAACTAAAAGGAAAATATATGAACGCCCTGAGTGGTGGCGAGCAACAGTTGGCAGGCATTGCCCGTGCGCTAACCCAGGAGCCACAATTACTATTGCTCGACGAACCAACATCGCATTTGGATATTACCCACCAGGTACAAATATTAAACCTCATTCGCCGCTTAAGTCGGGAGCTTGGCTTATCGGTGCTAATGATAATTCATGATTTAAACCTGGCGGGCGAGTATTGCGATTCGTTAATTATGATGCAAAATGGCCGGATACGTAAAAAAGGAGCTCCAACCGAAGTGTTAAACTATAAAGATATTGAAGCAGTTTACGAAACGGTAGTGGTAACCCGCACTAATCCGATATCAAATAAACCGGTGGTGTTTTTGGTGTCAGAAGAGGTAATCGAAAAAAAGTGA
- a CDS encoding iron ABC transporter permease codes for MNIKYIKWGVFIVLLLVLLLAAIVISLSSGEIKVVLWQLPRILAEKNSIEFTVLTKIRIPRIMLAVGVGGALSLSGALLQGIYRNPLVEPYTLGISGGAALGVAIAIVLGIGTASYLSLPAFGFLGALVTLFLVYFLSIKRGGLSINSMLLIGVMVSFVSSSAMMFLMSISTAENLHNIVFWVMGSLDESNAALIKIAFYASLSGLLISYLFAQTLNALRLGEVKARHLGINTGVAIKLLFFVASLLTGIAVSVAGVIGFVGLVIPHLVRLIIGNDYRVLLAGSFLGGAIFLILSDTLARTIISPNELPIGVITGFVGGLVFIVVLSRSKSHFKLN; via the coding sequence ATGAACATTAAATATATAAAGTGGGGGGTTTTTATCGTTCTGTTGCTGGTGTTGTTGTTGGCAGCCATCGTTATTTCGCTGTCGTCGGGCGAGATTAAAGTTGTACTTTGGCAGTTGCCCCGGATTTTGGCTGAGAAAAACAGCATTGAATTTACTGTCTTAACCAAAATTCGTATCCCCCGAATTATGCTGGCCGTTGGGGTAGGTGGGGCGTTGAGTTTGTCTGGAGCCCTCTTGCAGGGGATTTACCGTAACCCACTGGTTGAACCTTACACTTTGGGAATTTCAGGAGGTGCTGCACTGGGGGTGGCCATTGCTATTGTTTTGGGAATCGGCACCGCCAGCTATCTTTCGTTACCTGCTTTTGGCTTTTTAGGGGCCCTTGTTACCTTGTTTTTGGTTTATTTTTTAAGTATAAAGCGTGGAGGATTAAGTATTAACAGTATGCTGCTGATTGGCGTTATGGTAAGCTTTGTATCCTCTTCTGCTATGATGTTTTTAATGTCAATCTCAACCGCCGAAAATTTACATAATATCGTATTCTGGGTGATGGGCTCGTTAGATGAGTCGAATGCAGCGCTTATAAAAATTGCGTTTTATGCTTCGCTTTCAGGCTTGCTGATTTCGTATTTGTTTGCACAAACCTTAAATGCACTTCGCCTTGGTGAGGTTAAAGCCCGCCACCTGGGAATAAATACCGGCGTGGCCATTAAATTGTTGTTTTTTGTTGCTTCCCTGCTTACCGGAATTGCCGTTTCGGTTGCGGGAGTTATTGGCTTTGTGGGATTGGTAATTCCACACCTTGTTCGTTTAATAATTGGCAACGATTACCGCGTTTTACTGGCCGGCTCGTTTTTGGGTGGTGCAATTTTTCTGATTCTTTCCGATACGCTTGCCCGTACAATAATATCGCCCAACGAATTGCCCATTGGGGTTATTACCGGTTTTGTTGGCGGACTGGTGTTTATTGTTGTGTTGAGTCGCTCAAAATCGCATTTTAAACTGAATTAG
- a CDS encoding cob(I)yrinic acid a,c-diamide adenosyltransferase, with product MRKGLIHIYTGEGKGKTTAAVGLAIRALGHGFSVVYASFFKKPDLCGYNELKVLKTQGAAVFTFSEGMPLANPQITPGEYHASTTDGLQKLLDFIAARAVKLLVLDEILIAIKYGYISEDELLSFIKQKPAETELVLTGRGASKRIKEVADYVSVLAKEKHPFDAGVMAREGIEY from the coding sequence ATGCGAAAAGGACTGATTCATATTTACACCGGCGAAGGAAAAGGAAAAACAACAGCGGCGGTAGGATTAGCTATCCGAGCGTTGGGGCATGGTTTTTCCGTTGTTTATGCTTCGTTTTTTAAAAAGCCCGATTTGTGTGGTTATAATGAATTAAAGGTTCTGAAAACACAGGGGGCAGCGGTCTTTACTTTTTCGGAAGGAATGCCTTTGGCTAACCCGCAAATTACACCGGGGGAGTATCATGCCTCAACCACCGATGGTTTACAAAAACTACTCGATTTTATAGCTGCCAGAGCGGTAAAACTACTGGTACTCGACGAAATTTTAATAGCCATTAAATACGGCTATATCTCGGAAGACGAACTCTTAAGTTTTATTAAACAGAAACCCGCAGAAACGGAATTGGTTTTAACCGGCAGAGGAGCCAGCAAACGCATTAAAGAGGTGGCAGATTATGTATCGGTTTTGGCAAAAGAAAAGCATCCGTTTGATGCGGGAGTAATGGCTCGCGAAGGAATAGAATATTAA
- a CDS encoding helical backbone metal receptor, translating into MRYKLILLLLLVQLTVVAQDHTRVISLAPSITENVYLVGGKNKLVGCTSYCTQAVNDGVNRIGSTIDVNVEKILALQPDVVLTMKLTKAQDIAAMRKLGLDVVVMETPMSFDEICEQNQQIAQLIGCRDGGEKVVASARKRVDEIREMAKKLPPRKIFFQIGANPIFSVLDGTYMNDFITFCNGKNIASGLKHGTLTRESVVLKNPDLIIIAEMGGFGQQELDLWNSFKGVSAVKQNKVFLISSETSCSPTPANFVQALEDVFSFISE; encoded by the coding sequence ATGAGATATAAATTAATCTTGTTATTGTTGTTGGTGCAGTTAACGGTTGTTGCACAAGACCATACTCGTGTAATATCGCTGGCACCATCGATAACCGAAAACGTGTACCTGGTTGGCGGTAAAAACAAGCTGGTTGGCTGCACCAGTTATTGCACACAGGCTGTTAACGATGGAGTTAATCGGATAGGCTCAACCATTGATGTAAATGTGGAGAAGATTTTAGCCTTACAGCCAGACGTGGTGTTAACCATGAAGCTGACAAAAGCTCAGGATATTGCGGCAATGCGCAAGCTTGGATTAGATGTCGTTGTAATGGAAACGCCCATGTCATTTGACGAAATTTGTGAGCAAAACCAACAGATCGCTCAATTAATAGGCTGCCGAGATGGTGGCGAAAAAGTAGTGGCCAGTGCCCGTAAGAGAGTTGACGAAATTCGGGAGATGGCAAAAAAACTACCGCCCCGTAAAATCTTTTTCCAAATTGGGGCTAACCCCATTTTTAGTGTGCTTGATGGTACTTATATGAATGACTTTATTACTTTTTGTAACGGCAAAAACATCGCTTCGGGATTAAAACACGGCACACTCACCCGCGAGAGTGTGGTGTTAAAAAATCCGGACCTGATAATTATTGCAGAAATGGGCGGTTTTGGTCAGCAGGAGCTGGACCTTTGGAATAGTTTTAAAGGGGTGTCGGCGGTTAAACAAAACAAGGTTTTTTTAATTTCATCAGAAACGTCGTGCAGTCCTACTCCGGCCAATTTTGTGCAGGCACTTGAAGATGTTTTCTCATTTATAAGCGAGTAA
- the truA gene encoding tRNA pseudouridine(38-40) synthase TruA: protein MSQRYFLQLSYKGTSYHGWQIQPNAISVQEVIEDALSKILREKVAVVGAGRTDTGVHASYFILHFDASKPISPELDLVYKLNSFLPSDIAIQQFWPVSSEAHARFDARSRTYHYFISTEKNPFATETSYKYLKPLDVDQMNQAAQTLFEYTDFTSFSRLHTDVKTNNCKIMQAEWVIDEQQLKFVIKADRFLRNMVRAVVGTLLEVGQGKISVQQFREIIEKKNRGEAGASAPSQGLFLVDIEYPDEYGIKNKA, encoded by the coding sequence ATGTCGCAACGTTATTTTTTACAGCTTAGTTACAAGGGAACTTCCTACCACGGATGGCAAATTCAACCTAATGCAATTTCAGTGCAGGAAGTAATTGAAGATGCCTTGTCAAAAATTTTACGTGAAAAAGTAGCTGTTGTAGGTGCCGGGCGCACTGATACTGGTGTGCACGCTTCGTATTTTATTTTGCATTTTGATGCCAGCAAGCCCATTTCGCCAGAGCTGGATTTGGTATATAAATTAAACAGTTTTTTACCATCGGATATTGCTATTCAGCAGTTTTGGCCTGTTAGCTCGGAAGCACACGCCCGCTTTGATGCCCGCTCGCGCACGTATCATTATTTTATTAGCACCGAAAAAAATCCGTTTGCAACAGAAACCAGTTATAAGTACCTGAAACCACTGGATGTGGACCAAATGAACCAGGCAGCCCAAACGCTGTTTGAGTACACTGATTTTACCAGCTTTAGCCGCTTGCATACTGATGTAAAGACCAATAACTGCAAAATAATGCAAGCCGAATGGGTGATAGATGAGCAGCAACTTAAATTTGTTATAAAAGCCGATCGCTTTTTACGAAATATGGTGCGTGCAGTTGTGGGTACTTTACTCGAGGTGGGGCAAGGAAAAATTAGTGTACAGCAGTTTCGCGAAATAATTGAAAAAAAGAATCGTGGCGAGGCCGGGGCGTCAGCTCCTTCGCAAGGCTTGTTTTTGGTTGATATTGAATACCCGGACGAATACGGAATAAAAAACAAGGCCTGA
- a CDS encoding Hsp20/alpha crystallin family protein produces the protein MKLARRNEPNFPSFFDRFFNNELMDWDYNNFSSTNTSLPAVNVKETDDDFIIEVAAPGMEKNDFKVNFKNNVLTISSEKKNESEEKKDRYTRREFSYQSFQRSFTVAENAVLGEKISAKYNNGILKIILPKREEVKPQPEREIKIA, from the coding sequence ATGAAATTAGCAAGAAGAAACGAACCAAATTTTCCATCATTCTTTGACCGGTTTTTTAACAATGAATTGATGGATTGGGATTACAACAATTTCTCGAGCACCAACACTTCGTTGCCTGCAGTTAATGTAAAAGAAACAGATGATGATTTTATTATCGAGGTAGCTGCTCCGGGAATGGAAAAGAACGATTTTAAAGTAAATTTTAAAAACAATGTGCTTACCATTTCATCGGAAAAGAAAAACGAAAGTGAAGAAAAGAAAGACAGGTATACCCGCCGCGAGTTTAGCTATCAATCATTTCAACGCTCGTTTACGGTTGCCGAAAATGCAGTGCTCGGTGAAAAAATTTCGGCAAAATACAACAACGGTATTTTAAAAATAATTTTGCCGAAGCGCGAAGAGGTAAAACCGCAACCCGAGAGGGAAATTAAAATTGCCTAA
- a CDS encoding MoxR family ATPase translates to MISMEMNKVIVGQKHLVESLLIGLLSNGHILLEGVPGLAKTLAIKSLSQTISARFSRIQFTPDLLPADVLGTMIYSQKKEEFSIKKGPIFANFVLADEINRAPAKVQSALLEAMQERQITIGDETFKLDEPFLVMATQNPIEQEGTYPLPEAQVDRFMLKVVINYPKKEEERQIINQNLLAQFPETTTILSPEDIIKARNVVKDVYMDEKIQKYIVDIVFATREPAEYKLEKYADMIAYGASPRAGISLAQAAKAFAFIKRRGYVIPEDVRAVCPDVLRHRIGLSYEAEANNITQEDIITDILNEVEVP, encoded by the coding sequence ATGATTTCGATGGAAATGAACAAGGTAATTGTTGGGCAAAAACACCTGGTTGAAAGTTTGCTGATAGGCTTACTTTCCAATGGCCACATTCTTTTAGAAGGTGTTCCGGGGCTGGCAAAAACACTGGCCATTAAATCCTTGTCGCAAACCATTAGTGCCAGGTTTTCGCGTATTCAGTTCACACCTGATTTGCTTCCTGCCGATGTTTTAGGAACCATGATTTACAGCCAGAAGAAAGAAGAATTCAGCATTAAAAAGGGACCAATATTTGCCAATTTTGTACTGGCCGACGAGATTAACCGTGCTCCGGCAAAAGTGCAATCGGCCCTGCTTGAAGCCATGCAGGAACGCCAGATAACTATTGGCGACGAAACATTTAAGCTCGACGAACCATTCCTGGTTATGGCCACTCAAAACCCCATTGAACAGGAAGGTACCTATCCGCTGCCCGAAGCACAGGTTGACCGTTTTATGCTTAAAGTTGTTATCAACTACCCGAAAAAAGAGGAGGAACGCCAGATTATCAATCAAAACCTGCTGGCTCAGTTCCCTGAAACAACTACAATACTTTCGCCGGAAGATATTATAAAAGCACGCAATGTGGTAAAAGATGTGTATATGGATGAAAAAATTCAGAAGTACATTGTTGACATTGTTTTTGCCACCCGTGAACCTGCCGAATACAAGCTCGAGAAATATGCCGACATGATAGCTTACGGAGCCTCGCCAAGGGCCGGAATTAGTCTGGCGCAAGCGGCTAAAGCCTTTGCCTTTATTAAACGTCGCGGATATGTTATTCCGGAGGATGTACGTGCTGTTTGCCCCGATGTATTGCGCCACCGTATTGGCTTGAGTTATGAAGCTGAAGCAAATAACATTACCCAGGAAGATATAATTACCGATATTTTAAACGAAGTAGAGGTACCATAA